The Apus apus isolate bApuApu2 chromosome 8, bApuApu2.pri.cur, whole genome shotgun sequence genome has a window encoding:
- the SCG2 gene encoding secretogranin-2, producing MAETKAFQLEAGCFLTIFFAIVCWIDAASFQQHQLLQKDPDYVMKNLQRFPNPDMIKALEYIEDLRKQTNKGESSPDYSSYQSVPYLLQQKESKDQVHLPENVRDSLTEDESQWVKVMLEALRQAEKESKVSPKESKPYGLGPDNSFPAGVTDDYEAYKWPERWQKYLKMPLGHYEDSSSPFKRTNEIVEEQYTPQSLATLESVFQELGKMAGPSNHKKERLDEDQKLYTDDEDDVYKVNNIAYEDVVGGEDWNPIEEKVESQTQEEIKDSKEEIDKHEEEIDDEMKRSGKLSFLEDEIRRDNKDQMSEDVSKLMNYYLKRLMGSAASRKLRTGGELEEKRAPMFLDKQLDPQSIAQLIEISRNLQIPPEDLIDMLKAGEKKQLQSERLEAEQDAEFPEDLNEVTETNLGQSDIFKNNVNSKNGYMKQPLNVIPENLPEDLNIEDIVSLLGTDNFANQNPSYLLNRLNQENDLPRFSYIPRRLKGRPFPKAAWMNDLERRQMEYEKLSEKDEELADYLAKVLAKYPEVINTNQMKRVPVPAPESDLQEEDLEQAIREQLSQLGPQEAAKLASLSKRLSMAGESDDTQPRQYLDEDMLAKVLEYLKQEKSELERDHITKRAMENM from the coding sequence atggcTGAAACTAAAGCCTTCCAGCTTGAAGCAGGCTGTTTTCTCACCATTTTCTTTGCCATAGTCTGTTGGATTGATGCagcttccttccagcagcatcAGTTGCTTCAGAAAGATCCAGACTATGTAATGAAAAACTTACAAAGGTTCCCAAATCCCGATATGATCAAAGCTTTGGAATACATAGAAGATCTTCGCAAGCAAACTAACAAGGGAGAAAGCAGCCCTGATTACAGCTCTTATCAAAGTGTCCCATATCTCCTgcaacagaaagaaagcaaagatcAGGTCCACCTGCCAGAGAATGTAAGGGATTCTCTGACTGAAGATGAGTCCCAATGGGTTAAGGTGATGTTGGAAGCCTTGCGGCAAGCTGAGAAAGAGTCAAAAGTTAGCCCAAAGGAGAGTAAACCCTACGGCCTGGGTCCAGATAACAGCTTTCCAGCTGGAGTAACTGATGATTATGAGGCTTACAAATGGCCTGAGAGGTGGCAAAAATATCTCAAAATGCCTCTTGGGCACTATGAAGACAGCTCAAGTCCTTTCAAGCGCACTAATGAGATAGTGGAAGAGCAATACACACCCCAAAGCCTTGCCACGCTGGAGTCGGTGttccaggagctggggaagatGGCAGGACCTAGTAACCACAAGAAAGAAAGGCTGGATGAGGACCAGAAATTGTATACAGATGATGAAGATGATGTATACAAAGTGAATAACATTGCCTATGAAGATGTGGTTGGAGGAGAAGATTGGAATCCCATAGAGGAAAAAGTGGAGAGTCAAACCCAGGAAGAGATAAAAGACAGCAAAGAGGAAATTGATAAACATGAAGAGGAGATTGATGACGAAATGAAGAGATCAGGGAAACTCAGCTTCCTTGAGGATGAAATAAGAAGAGACAACAAAGATCAAATGTCAGAGGATGTTTCAAAGCTAATGAATTATTACCTGAAGAGGCTGATGGGCAGTGCTGCAAGTAGGAAACTAAGGACTGGAGGagaacttgaagaaaaaagagcacCCATGTTTTTGGATAAGCAACTTGATCCTCAGTCTATAGCTCAGCTGATAGAAATCTCAAGGAATTTACAAATTCCTCCTGAGGATTTAATAGACATGctgaaagctggagaaaaaaagcagcttcagagCGAAAGGTTGGAAGCTGAGCAGGATGCAGAATTCCCAGAAGACCTCAACGAGGTCACTGAAACTAATCTAGGACAGAgtgatatatttaaaaataatgtaaactCTAAAAACGGGTACATGAAGCAGCCTCTTAATGTTATTCCAGAAAATCTACCTGAAGACCTCAATATTGAAGATATTGTCAGTCTTCTGGGAACTGACAATTTCGCTAATCAGAATCCCTCCTACTTACTAAATCGTCTTAATCAAGAAAATGATTTGCCAAGATTTTCTTACATTCCCAGACGACTGAAAGGGCGCCCGTTCCCTAAAGCTGCCTGGATGAACGACTTGGAGAGGCGGCAAATGGAGTATGAGAAGCTGAGTGAGAAGGATGAAGAGCTGGCTGATTACCTGGCAAAGGTGCTGGCGAAATATCCTGAAGTTATCAATACGAACCAGATGAAACGCGTCCCAGTTCCCGCTCCTGAAAGCGACTTGCAGGAAGAGGACCTGGAACAGGCCATCAGGGAGCAGCTGAGCCAGCTGGGACCACAAGAGGCCGCCAAGTTGGCTTCGCTCAGCAAAAGGCTTTCCATGGCCGGGGAAAGCGATGACACACAACCCAGGCAGTATCTGGACGAGGATATGCTAGCAAAGGTGCTGGAGTATCTAAAACAGGAGAAATCAGAGCTTGAAAGAGATCACATTACCAAACGGGCAATGGAAAACATGTAA